A section of the Deltaproteobacteria bacterium genome encodes:
- a CDS encoding flagellar biosynthesis repressor FlbT codes for MALKIILKPQERLILDGAVIINGSSKCELIIENNVPILREKDILREKEAVTPCKRIYFMIQLMYVDKKDLAVKHETYWALIKDVIEAAPSTSELLGQISHHILNGTYYQALKLAKRLIRYEEEVTKHASIRA; via the coding sequence TTGGCACTGAAAATAATTTTAAAACCCCAGGAACGTCTAATTTTGGATGGTGCTGTCATCATCAACGGCAGCAGCAAGTGCGAATTGATTATTGAAAACAATGTCCCTATTTTGCGCGAAAAAGACATCCTCCGTGAAAAAGAGGCCGTAACCCCTTGCAAACGGATTTACTTTATGATCCAGCTCATGTACGTAGACAAAAAAGATCTCGCCGTGAAACATGAAACCTACTGGGCCTTGATCAAGGATGTCATTGAAGCAGCGCCAAGTACGTCGGAATTGCTCGGACAGATAAGCCACCATATTTTGAATGGTACCTACTACCAGGCGCTTAAATTAGCCAAAAGATTAATCCGCTATGAAGAGGAGGTTACAAAACATGCCA